In Ruminococcaceae bacterium BL-4, one DNA window encodes the following:
- the lysS gene encoding lysyl-tRNA synthetase (Evidence 2a : Function from experimental evidences in other organisms; PubMedId : 12682299, 14623972, 20649968; Product type e : enzyme), giving the protein MSEKNQEQQPEQNLGELLQIRRDKLTALREAGKDPFKITKCDQDSFASEIHAHFEDYENKDVCIAGRMMSRRNMGKASFIDLCDKTGRIQAYVRINDVGEESYSDFKNYWDLGDIICLKGFVFKTRRGEISVHAKEIQLLSKSLLPLPEKFHGLKDTDLRYRQRYLDLIVNPEVKETFVMRSHIITAIRAFMDSHDFLEVETPVLHTIAGGAAARPFVTHHNTLDIDLYLRIALELHLKRLIVGGFDRVYEIGRVFRNEGMDTRHNPEFTLMEFYQAYTDYHGMMDFIEDLIRTVSTKVKGSSKITYDGVELDFGSPFCRMTMVEAVKKYSGVDFNEIKTLDEARAVAKEHNLAYEERHKKGDILNLFFDEYCEEKLIQPTFITEHPVEISPLAKRKEDDPNYTQRFELFVMGRELANAFSELNDPIDQRKRFEAQAAQKAAGDDEACDVDEDFLTALEYGMPPTGGLGIGIDRLVMLLTDQPSIRDVLLFPTMKPLEN; this is encoded by the coding sequence ATGAGTGAAAAGAATCAGGAACAGCAGCCGGAACAGAATTTGGGAGAATTGCTGCAGATTCGCCGCGATAAGCTGACCGCTTTGCGCGAAGCAGGAAAAGATCCCTTTAAAATCACAAAATGTGACCAAGATAGTTTTGCATCAGAAATTCATGCGCATTTTGAAGATTATGAGAATAAAGATGTCTGTATTGCCGGCAGAATGATGAGCCGTCGTAATATGGGAAAGGCCAGCTTTATTGACCTTTGCGATAAAACAGGCCGAATTCAGGCTTACGTTAGAATTAACGACGTCGGAGAAGAAAGCTATTCCGATTTTAAAAATTATTGGGATTTGGGCGATATTATTTGCCTTAAAGGGTTTGTCTTTAAGACTCGCCGCGGAGAGATCAGCGTCCATGCAAAAGAAATTCAGCTGCTTTCAAAATCTCTGCTTCCGTTGCCGGAAAAATTTCACGGATTGAAAGATACCGATTTGCGTTATCGTCAACGCTATCTGGATCTGATTGTTAATCCGGAGGTCAAAGAGACTTTTGTCATGCGCAGCCATATTATTACGGCGATTCGTGCATTTATGGACAGCCATGACTTTTTGGAAGTGGAGACTCCTGTTCTGCATACAATTGCAGGCGGCGCAGCAGCACGGCCGTTTGTCACACACCATAATACGCTCGACATCGACCTTTATTTGCGCATCGCTTTGGAATTGCACCTCAAACGTTTGATTGTTGGCGGCTTTGATCGCGTTTATGAGATCGGACGTGTGTTCCGCAACGAGGGTATGGATACCCGCCACAATCCGGAATTTACACTGATGGAATTTTATCAGGCTTATACGGATTATCATGGCATGATGGATTTCATCGAAGATTTGATTCGTACCGTTTCTACAAAAGTAAAAGGTTCCTCTAAGATCACCTATGATGGGGTGGAACTTGACTTTGGCAGCCCATTTTGCCGCATGACAATGGTAGAGGCCGTTAAGAAGTATTCCGGTGTTGACTTTAATGAGATCAAGACGCTGGACGAAGCACGCGCTGTTGCGAAAGAACACAATCTTGCATATGAGGAACGCCATAAAAAGGGTGATATTCTGAATCTGTTCTTTGACGAATACTGCGAAGAAAAGTTGATTCAGCCCACTTTTATTACAGAACATCCGGTGGAAATTTCACCTCTTGCAAAGCGCAAAGAGGATGACCCCAATTATACGCAGCGCTTTGAGCTTTTTGTCATGGGCCGTGAACTTGCAAATGCATTTTCTGAATTAAATGATCCGATCGATCAGCGCAAGCGCTTTGAAGCACAGGCTGCCCAGAAAGCCGCCGGAGATGATGAGGCCTGCGATGTTGACGAGGATTTTCTCACCGCTCTGGAATACGGGATGCCGCCTACAGGAGGTTTGGGGATCGGGATCGATCGTCTGGTCATGCTTCTTACCGATCAGCCTTCTATTCGTGATGTGCTGTTGTTCCCCACAATGAAGCCTTTGGAAAACTAA